The following are from one region of the Bacillus methanolicus MGA3 genome:
- a CDS encoding GNAT family N-acetyltransferase: MFTLKVDEEIELQLFQLHHSHELFNLVDSNRIHLREWLPWVDSIYSSSQYHTIISIWLKQFADNNGFQTGIRYKGKLVGSIGFHHIDWNNRQTSIGYWLAKEAEGHGIMTRAVQALINYAFFDLLLNRIEIRCGTKNFKSRAIPERLGFVQEGLIRDGEYLNDHYHDLIIYGLLAREWKK; this comes from the coding sequence ATGTTTACCTTAAAAGTAGATGAAGAAATTGAACTTCAACTGTTTCAGCTCCATCATTCTCACGAGCTGTTCAATCTTGTTGATTCAAATCGCATCCATTTGAGGGAATGGCTTCCATGGGTTGACAGCATCTATTCATCTTCACAATACCATACGATTATTTCGATTTGGCTGAAACAATTTGCAGACAACAATGGCTTTCAAACTGGCATCCGCTATAAAGGAAAATTAGTAGGATCCATCGGGTTCCACCATATTGATTGGAACAACAGACAAACGAGCATCGGCTATTGGCTTGCTAAAGAAGCTGAAGGACATGGAATTATGACGAGAGCAGTTCAGGCACTTATTAACTATGCATTTTTTGACCTCTTGCTAAACCGGATTGAAATCCGCTGCGGCACAAAAAATTTTAAAAGCCGTGCCATCCCTGAACGGCTTGGCTTTGTTCAGGAAGGCCTTATCCGTGACGGTGAATATCTAAATGACCACTACCATGATCTGATCATCTACGGCCTTTTAGCTAGAGAATGGAAAAAATGA
- a CDS encoding FeoA family protein, which translates to MLRLRVGEKGTIKDISKADYLVQRRLLDLGITEGSEICIKRILPFGGPVMVESGGQCVGIRRKEADRIEVERSK; encoded by the coding sequence ATGCTTAGACTAAGAGTTGGTGAAAAAGGGACGATCAAGGACATTTCCAAGGCCGATTATTTAGTTCAGCGGAGATTGCTTGATCTTGGAATTACTGAAGGCTCAGAGATTTGTATTAAGAGAATTTTGCCGTTTGGAGGACCTGTAATGGTGGAATCTGGTGGACAATGTGTAGGTATCCGTCGAAAAGAAGCAGACAGAATAGAAGTGGAGAGATCTAAATGA
- a CDS encoding hemolysin family protein — MDIFNLVLIAILIALTAFFVASEFAIIRVRSSRIDQLIEEGSKSAIAAKQIISNLDEYLSACQLGITLTALGLGWLGEPTIERILRPLFHELYLPSSLSHILTFGIAFAFITFLHVVVGELAPKTLAIQKAEIVSLIAARPLIWFYKLLYPFIWTLNGSARLVANLFGLKPASEHELAHSEEELRIILSESYKSGEINQSEFKYVNKIFEFDNRIAKEIMVPRTEIVSLSKDDTLETFLQIVKKEKFTRYPIIDGDKDHIIGLVNIKELLTDFISKQGIGTKTLESYIRPIIRVIDTIPIHDLLVKMQKERIHMAILMDEYGGTSGLVTVEDILEEIVGEIQDEFDMDEVPMVRKIKDGHFIIDSKVLVSEVNDLLGTEIDDEDVDTIGGWILTENYEAKEGDIISLESYDFKILEMEDHHIKYIEVTKNYNTEQQLQSIPLRKSEVIS, encoded by the coding sequence TTGGACATATTTAACTTGGTTTTAATAGCCATTTTAATTGCTTTAACGGCATTTTTTGTCGCGTCGGAGTTTGCCATTATAAGAGTGCGAAGTTCAAGAATCGATCAGTTGATTGAAGAAGGCAGCAAAAGCGCAATTGCAGCTAAACAAATAATTTCAAACCTTGATGAATATTTATCTGCCTGCCAGCTTGGAATCACTCTTACTGCACTAGGACTAGGATGGCTCGGGGAACCGACGATTGAACGGATTTTGCGCCCGCTGTTCCATGAATTATACTTGCCAAGTTCCCTGTCGCATATACTGACATTCGGAATAGCTTTCGCCTTTATTACCTTTTTGCACGTAGTAGTTGGTGAATTGGCACCGAAAACGTTGGCGATTCAAAAGGCGGAAATTGTAAGTTTAATTGCGGCACGTCCGCTTATCTGGTTCTATAAATTGCTTTATCCGTTTATTTGGACTTTAAACGGTTCTGCACGTCTTGTAGCAAACCTGTTCGGATTAAAGCCTGCTTCCGAACATGAACTGGCTCACTCAGAGGAAGAACTTCGCATTATTTTGTCCGAAAGCTATAAAAGTGGCGAAATTAACCAATCAGAGTTTAAGTATGTAAACAAAATTTTTGAATTTGACAACCGGATTGCAAAAGAAATCATGGTCCCAAGGACAGAGATTGTGTCTTTGTCGAAAGATGACACCCTTGAAACTTTTCTGCAGATTGTCAAAAAAGAAAAATTCACCCGATACCCTATTATAGATGGTGATAAAGACCATATTATCGGGCTAGTAAACATAAAAGAACTGTTGACTGATTTTATTTCAAAACAAGGAATCGGAACGAAAACGCTTGAATCGTATATCCGGCCGATTATTCGAGTGATTGATACAATTCCAATTCACGATCTGCTCGTTAAGATGCAAAAAGAACGGATTCACATGGCAATCTTAATGGATGAATATGGCGGAACTTCAGGACTTGTAACTGTTGAGGACATTCTCGAAGAAATTGTTGGTGAAATTCAGGATGAATTTGACATGGATGAAGTTCCGATGGTGCGAAAAATAAAAGACGGACATTTTATTATTGATTCTAAAGTGCTTGTCAGTGAGGTTAACGACTTGTTAGGCACTGAAATTGATGATGAAGATGTTGATACAATCGGCGGCTGGATTCTGACAGAAAATTATGAAGCAAAAGAAGGCGACATCATTAGCCTGGAATCTTATGATTTCAAAATTTTAGAAATGGAAGACCACCATATCAAATATATTGAAGTAACAAAAAATTATAATACAGAACAACAGCTTCAGTCTATTCCGTTAAGGAAATCAGAGGTAATTTCATAG
- a CDS encoding histidine kinase N-terminal domain-containing protein, which translates to MLATTKRRLTDFLESQKKVILDEWEKMIMESDKDPFKDHIKQNGEAIFDIVKSILTRPEEKIETYIKKLAYVVGDERVKADINIGEFVYNINLGRSIINKYLNKMDMDWTELQKSIDNINYCFDKFLYYTVSYYTEAKNKIIEEKSKFIDSTHKDRLTLLGQMTSSFIHEFRNPLTSIQGFIQLLKADYPSMNYLDIISNELEQLNFRISQFLLLSKKELIGKDKSIFSLKSLIDEVLTFLYPSILDCKVRIINEIVNDIKLYGYSDEIRQVLINIIFNAIDVLSQYRSDPLIEIKGYYTNEKKEYIKLEIANNGPMISKEMLQTIFEPFVTTKKLGTGLGLFVCKEIIEKHKGVLSCKSNEEKTVFTIILPSADTSMKE; encoded by the coding sequence ATGTTAGCCACTACAAAAAGGAGATTAACCGACTTTTTGGAAAGCCAAAAAAAGGTCATATTAGATGAGTGGGAAAAAATGATAATGGAATCTGATAAAGATCCGTTTAAGGACCACATAAAACAAAATGGGGAAGCAATTTTTGATATTGTAAAAAGTATCTTAACAAGACCTGAAGAAAAAATTGAAACATATATAAAAAAACTGGCATATGTTGTCGGTGATGAAAGGGTTAAAGCAGATATTAATATTGGTGAATTTGTATATAATATTAATCTTGGCAGATCCATTATTAATAAATATCTGAATAAAATGGATATGGACTGGACAGAACTCCAAAAGTCAATCGATAACATTAACTATTGCTTCGATAAATTCCTTTACTATACAGTTTCTTACTACACAGAAGCGAAAAATAAAATTATCGAAGAGAAGTCAAAGTTTATCGATTCCACCCATAAAGACAGACTTACCCTTCTCGGCCAGATGACTTCAAGCTTTATTCATGAATTCCGCAACCCGTTAACATCTATCCAAGGTTTCATTCAATTATTAAAAGCAGATTATCCTTCAATGAACTATTTAGATATTATCTCAAATGAATTAGAACAATTAAATTTTCGAATTTCACAGTTTCTACTTCTTTCAAAAAAAGAACTAATTGGTAAAGACAAAAGCATTTTTTCGTTAAAATCGTTAATTGATGAAGTTCTGACCTTTTTATATCCGAGTATTTTAGATTGCAAAGTCAGAATTATTAATGAAATTGTTAATGACATAAAGCTTTATGGGTATTCTGATGAAATCCGCCAAGTCCTGATTAACATTATCTTTAATGCCATCGATGTCCTAAGCCAATATCGCAGTGACCCGCTAATAGAAATTAAAGGATATTATACAAATGAAAAAAAAGAATATATCAAGCTTGAAATAGCTAATAACGGCCCTATGATATCAAAAGAAATGTTGCAAACGATTTTCGAACCATTTGTCACGACAAAAAAACTAGGAACCGGTCTTGGACTATTTGTTTGCAAAGAAATCATCGAAAAACATAAAGGGGTCTTATCTTGCAAATCAAACGAAGAGAAAACAGTATTCACAATTATTTTGCCTTCCGCAGACACCTCAATGAAAGAATGA
- a CDS encoding hemolysin family protein, whose amino-acid sequence MIGANLFLVAFLIALTAFFVASEFAIVKVRTSRIDQLILEGNNKAEAAKKVISNLDGYLSACQLGITITALGLGWLGEPTVEGILRPLFGKLGIQESISQILSFLIAFSVITFLHVVIGELAPKTIAIHKAESITLSLALPLIWFYKVMYPFIWALNSSARFVAGLFGLKSASEHELALSEEELRIILSESLKSGEINQSEYKYVNKIFEFDNRVAKEIMVPRTEIISFPEYATLEEILTVVKEEKFTRYPVTTDGDKDNIIGIVNIKEILTDCIQKKCEGEYPLRPYIKPVIRVIETIPIQDLLVKMQRERSHLAILFDEYGGTAGLVTVEDILEEIVGEIRDEFDIDEVPLIRKTENGYILDAKLLISEVNDLLGTSLEEEEVDTIGGWFLTHKFDVQEGDFLEQEDHIFKIKEIEGHHILYIEVCKKQENV is encoded by the coding sequence ATGATAGGAGCAAATTTATTTTTAGTTGCTTTCTTGATTGCATTGACTGCTTTTTTTGTTGCATCGGAATTTGCAATCGTAAAAGTCCGTACATCTAGAATCGACCAGCTGATACTGGAGGGGAATAACAAAGCTGAAGCAGCCAAAAAGGTCATTTCAAATCTGGACGGCTATTTATCTGCATGCCAGCTAGGGATTACGATTACTGCACTTGGCCTCGGGTGGCTTGGAGAACCGACTGTGGAAGGAATTCTTCGACCGTTATTTGGAAAACTAGGCATTCAAGAATCAATTAGCCAAATACTCTCCTTTTTGATTGCCTTTTCCGTCATTACTTTTCTGCATGTTGTAATTGGAGAATTAGCACCAAAAACAATTGCAATCCACAAAGCAGAGAGCATCACCCTTTCGTTGGCTCTGCCCCTGATTTGGTTTTATAAGGTGATGTATCCGTTTATCTGGGCATTAAATAGCTCAGCAAGATTTGTCGCAGGTTTGTTTGGGCTGAAATCTGCTTCAGAACATGAACTCGCGCTTTCCGAAGAAGAACTTCGCATCATTCTTTCAGAGAGCCTTAAAAGTGGTGAAATTAACCAGTCTGAATATAAATATGTCAACAAAATCTTTGAATTTGACAATCGTGTTGCAAAAGAAATAATGGTGCCAAGGACGGAAATCATCAGCTTTCCGGAGTATGCAACCCTAGAAGAGATATTAACGGTTGTAAAAGAGGAAAAATTTACACGTTATCCGGTAACCACCGACGGTGACAAAGATAATATTATCGGGATAGTTAACATAAAAGAAATTTTGACAGACTGTATACAAAAGAAATGTGAAGGCGAATATCCCTTGCGCCCCTATATAAAACCTGTGATACGGGTTATTGAAACGATTCCAATACAAGATTTACTCGTTAAAATGCAGCGAGAAAGATCACATTTGGCAATCCTTTTTGACGAATATGGCGGAACTGCAGGATTAGTTACGGTTGAAGACATCCTTGAAGAAATTGTAGGAGAGATAAGAGATGAATTTGACATTGACGAGGTCCCTCTTATTCGTAAAACCGAAAATGGCTATATTCTTGACGCTAAACTCTTGATTTCGGAGGTAAATGATCTCCTTGGAACTTCTTTGGAAGAAGAGGAAGTCGATACGATTGGCGGCTGGTTCCTGACACATAAATTTGATGTGCAAGAAGGAGATTTTCTTGAACAGGAAGATCATATATTCAAAATTAAAGAAATAGAAGGACATCACATATTATATATAGAAGTATGTAAAAAACAGGAAAATGTTTAA
- a CDS encoding cation diffusion facilitator family transporter has protein sequence MERNDQLRLGEKGAWLSIIAYIILASIKLLIAKIGHSEGLGADGLNNLTDVIASVAVLIGLRISRKPADHNHLYGHSRAESVASLVAAFIMISVGIQVIIGGIQNFFKDNIETPNWLTAWTALGSALAMYGVYRYNLKLGEKINSSSIKAVAYDNRSDALVSIGAFIGIAGTQFGIALLDVLTALAVGVLICKTAVGIFSEASHSLTDGFNEEMLAEIVTTIRKTPGVESIKEVKARMNGNQVLVEATVLVKPSLNVVESHNITENIEKNLRHMHMIESAIIHIEPLLNGD, from the coding sequence ATGGAACGAAACGACCAATTAAGATTAGGTGAAAAAGGCGCCTGGTTAAGCATCATTGCATATATCATTTTGGCGTCCATCAAATTGTTAATTGCCAAAATCGGCCACTCCGAAGGACTTGGAGCAGACGGCTTAAACAATTTAACTGATGTAATCGCTTCGGTAGCGGTTTTAATTGGACTACGAATTTCAAGAAAACCTGCTGATCATAATCATTTATACGGACATTCACGAGCGGAATCAGTCGCATCTTTAGTGGCTGCTTTTATTATGATCTCTGTCGGAATTCAAGTGATCATTGGGGGCATTCAAAATTTCTTCAAGGATAATATTGAAACCCCAAATTGGCTTACGGCATGGACTGCCTTGGGAAGTGCATTGGCCATGTATGGCGTCTATCGATACAACTTAAAACTTGGAGAAAAAATCAACAGTTCTTCTATCAAAGCTGTTGCTTATGACAACCGTTCAGATGCATTAGTCAGCATTGGGGCATTTATAGGAATAGCCGGAACACAATTTGGCATTGCCCTCCTTGATGTTTTAACGGCACTTGCCGTTGGAGTTCTAATTTGCAAAACAGCAGTGGGGATCTTTTCTGAAGCTTCCCACTCATTAACAGATGGCTTTAATGAGGAAATGCTTGCGGAGATTGTAACAACTATTCGTAAAACACCAGGAGTAGAGTCCATTAAAGAAGTGAAAGCACGGATGAACGGAAACCAAGTTTTAGTAGAAGCAACGGTTTTAGTAAAACCTTCTTTAAATGTTGTAGAAAGTCATAACATTACTGAAAATATTGAGAAGAATCTCCGTCATATGCATATGATTGAAAGTGCAATCATCCATATAGAACCGCTTCTGAATGGAGATTAG
- a CDS encoding MerR family transcriptional regulator: MGELANLSGVSKRTIDYYTSLGLLKADRSKSNYRIYSEEALIDLKFIEECKSMHFPLEEIKRKLEIKKSKQIRESEVEKHVSNVTNQMRQLHNELAVILPLIKNLDGPQKEDLANKLSREGSALMQSLLILTS; encoded by the coding sequence ATCGGCGAGTTAGCCAATTTGTCCGGAGTTTCAAAAAGAACAATTGATTATTATACAAGCTTGGGACTGCTTAAAGCTGACCGCTCTAAATCAAACTATCGGATCTATTCTGAAGAAGCTTTAATCGATCTTAAATTTATTGAAGAATGCAAATCAATGCACTTTCCCCTTGAAGAGATTAAAAGAAAACTAGAAATCAAAAAATCGAAGCAAATTCGAGAATCAGAAGTTGAAAAGCATGTAAGTAATGTAACTAATCAAATGAGACAGCTGCACAATGAATTAGCAGTAATTTTGCCACTTATTAAAAACCTTGACGGACCGCAAAAAGAAGATTTGGCCAATAAGCTTTCCAGGGAAGGTTCCGCCTTGATGCAGTCGCTTTTGATTCTGACGAGTTAA